In Lysinibacillus sp. FSL M8-0337, the following proteins share a genomic window:
- a CDS encoding DUF421 domain-containing protein yields MTVDEFFHANVFEMILRATLSFFALLIVTRLLGKKQLGQLTFFHYTTGITFGSIASEIAAQSETPFLEGLIALIWWSVLTYLMTIITIKSKKARVLIDDKPTIVIQNGLILESALKKNRLHTDELTMMLREQAVFSVQDVQYAILETTGNLSVLAKPTEQPATKQDVKADVTPPTYLPTEVISDGQLIKENIVELELTEDWVMKKLKKQNVQTYEDVFFAQVQANGSLYVSLKDKARRSSP; encoded by the coding sequence ATGACTGTAGATGAATTTTTTCACGCCAATGTTTTTGAAATGATACTTAGGGCAACTCTATCCTTTTTTGCATTACTCATTGTTACACGATTACTTGGCAAAAAGCAGCTAGGACAGCTTACATTTTTCCACTATACAACAGGTATTACGTTCGGATCCATTGCTTCAGAAATTGCAGCACAGTCTGAAACACCTTTTTTAGAGGGACTTATTGCATTAATTTGGTGGAGCGTTTTAACGTATCTTATGACCATTATTACCATTAAGTCTAAAAAGGCGCGTGTGCTGATTGACGATAAGCCTACTATTGTTATTCAAAATGGGCTTATTTTAGAATCTGCACTCAAGAAAAATCGTTTACACACGGATGAGTTAACGATGATGTTACGTGAACAAGCTGTATTTTCCGTGCAAGATGTCCAATATGCCATACTGGAGACTACGGGTAATTTAAGTGTATTGGCTAAGCCTACAGAGCAGCCCGCTACAAAACAAGATGTAAAGGCAGATGTTACACCGCCTACCTATTTACCAACAGAAGTCATTTCCGATGGACAACTGATAAAAGAAAATATCGTCGAACTTGAATTAACCGAAGATTGGGTTATGAAAAAATTAAAAAAACAAAATGTCCAAACTTACGAAGATGTCTTTTTTGCACAAGTTCAAGCGAATGGCTCTTTATATGTCAGTCTAAAAGATAAAGCGAGACGGTCAAGCCCTTAA